The genomic stretch tttaaataatgcattgatTATATTAATAccttatatttctgtttgtaacCCATACACTTGTTTGTAAATTTTCAAGCCTGActaaaaataagtaataatcCAAACCACGTCTAACCTGGTATCTTCATCGTTCATACAGGAGCAAAAGAGAATCTTTATATGTCATAAATAATGGTTTGCTTTTATTGTGATTCATATATTGATATGTACTGATATGAAAAAATTAtcatgaaaaccttttttgaCATACCATCCAGCCCGACTATTACTcatattactactactactactactactactactactaaataataataataataataataacaaagtaGAAGTTATCATAATTTTATGTAGATTAGGACATTCATGCCCCGTATAACGTATGAGAGAAAATGTCAgcgtaaatataaaatacatacccAGCAGATATTCATTCCGTTTTGGCCTCtttcaaaatgattattgttattttaaaaaagtttaaaatttcCTCTTGGAATTTACAGCCCTGATCGTGCTGGTGTCCTTCAGACAACACACTTGAGGAATAGAATCTTCACTCTAGCTTTTTATAAAGGATCTGCCCACATAAACATACAGGTTGTAGCCAGTTGATGTCATAGCTTCATTACATTCAATATGCTATCAGTTACAGTGACGTTATGGTTATAATTAAACACAAATCCCCCAAAGATATTCACACCAACAACATGCAAGTGTGTTAAAGGAGAAGCAACAAGAGAAATGTTTgcggaaaaaaaggaaatgttcattttggctTCACAAACTTACTATACTTGGAAGttataaaaaacacattaaacaaaTCTTCGTGTTTGGTTTTGGCTCATTCCCAGATGCAAAGCTTGCCCGTGCCTAACTGTCTGAGTAAATTCATTCAAAACAGAAGGGTAGCTATTTCAGGTTTCTATAAAAGGTTTTCATTGGCTGGCAGTCTTAGCACCCAGTAAGCACCACATCCTGTTTCTCACTTCCTGAAAGTTTGGCCATGTTTGCTGCCCATGAATTCACTAGCTGGGTCCTCACTAAAGAAGACATGTACAACTGTTGCCAGGTCAGTTTTATTTACCAAGTGTGGCCCACGGTTTGCAGTTTGCAGGCTAGAATTACCAAAGCAATTGTACAGAATACATAATCATATTTGGCGATCTTGTCCTTTATATAAAATCATGGAAAATCTGTCACACATGCCTGTCAATGCCAAGACATTGCTGAGAAAATTGCTGTGGGAACAGCAGAAGAGACATTATTGGTCAGTAGGAAATGAAAGAATCActgataagttttttttttccccagtgacTGAAAGGAATGAGTGTTGATGTCTGTCAGATACCTAGCTTTAGAGTGCCACattggggagagagggacagtgtgttaacataaacaaacagcagGCCTAGAAGCCTCAGGCACGTTCTTAGAGGTGTGTGCAGGTACAGGCGCCCTTAGCATACAGCTGCAGACTGGCAGGCTGTAAGGAAGGCCACACACTACATGGTGTTGTAAATGTCGAATTATTGCTTTTAGTACATGCCTTCAAAAATGATTATGATGAGGCTAACCTGAGTGAGTCTGGCCTGCCTTACAAAAAAGCCTGGTCCATGAGAGCACATATTAATAGGATAgatattagaaaaatacataaataaataaaccatcaaACAATGTTCAGAAATCTTAATATCATCTTAATCTTAATATCTTTGTTAACTGATTAAAATCTCATGCACTGTTTTGATTATTCATTCCTCAACAGTGCAGGGCAAGACAGTCTAACTAAATATTTgtgttcttgatttggctctgtattccaaattttagataatttaaaaaatcctaatcacagaaaacataaataaagaacagaaaCTGGGAATGTTCTGTCATTACCTTCCACTGCAAGTAAACAAACTGCGAGTTGAACAGTTGTGGGGGAAAAGTGTGATATGCACTGTTCAGTATGCTCAATTTAACTTAAGTTCATAAATGAAGCCCTTCTTTGGAATTTGCATGGATTCTTCGCACATCGAAGTAAAACCTGGTTATTCTCACAGTGCCGTAGATTTATGGGCATTATAAAGGGTGGCTTGGACCACATTAAGTTTCATGTTCCTTACTGAAATTCTGGCTAATGGGGTATGGAGACAAATctaattttaataaatgcacaAGACTGCTGACCGTTTTCTACAGTGTTCTTACACTGAATGAGCATCAGTCTGACTCCAGCTCTCACTCCCCAGAGCCAACGTGTGGACTGGGATTCActctgacaaaataaataaataaaataacttattttatttttacaccacAGACACCGCTTTCCAAATTCAGCAGTCACTAACCATGCCAAATTgagtttttgagaaaaatattgGCATAATTCCTCCTCATGCAAATCATTTCAGACAGAGTGAGCACTGATATaggcaaataaaataagaatcaaTGTTAGGTATGTCTTTGTAATACATTTGTCTCAATTAGCAGCATTGCCTTTAACAGTAAAATTGATCTAATAAAGTAGTGATTTGGGGTGAAACAAATGTACTGCATCTAACGATCGAAAGTGATTCAAATAAAGAATCGGGCATTTTTGAGCGTGTGTGGAAGAGACATTCTCACGGGCCCTACCGACTGCAATGAAGGGCAAACCACCTCATTGGCTAGACAGATGTGTCATTCAAAAACTGAATGAGCCAATCTAAATAGATTCAGCCATTAATAACAGCTCAGCCCATGTGGAAATGCATTCAATTACTGCTGAACATTATTTGATGACGTATCACAACGACATATTAGTGATAAAGAGTACAAAAGTACAAAATCAAGGAAaggtttattttacattgtgtacCAGACATCAAATCTgatttgaaaacattaaaaacattgaacAAGTTGCAGTAGTCACAGATCAAGAAGGTGCCCAAAACTATGTGATTGAACACAAACTTCACTATCACACAAAGGCTGTTggcttgattcccaggtggggcactgtcatcatacccttgagcaaggagcTTGATCAGACTTTCTTTAGtaaatatccatctgtatatATTCTTTATATGTTAAAGTGATTGGTGTATTATAGTGAGTAGAATGGGAAAGGGGATTGAATTCTACAGGCAGAAGAAACAGTTTTCTTGTCCTGTTGCAAAGCAACCAGTGTCCAGATGTTTCACTGAGCCCTTCACCCAATGGAATTCCATTTGAGCTCATTATtggcttaaaaatgtattaaaaaaataaaacatttatataaacTCCTTAATCAACTACTGTGTAGACAACCTATTTTTACAAGTAAAGAACAGTTTGAAAATCTGAACTCTAATGACTTGAATAGTAATTCCATAAATTACAGGATTTAACAATGGGGGAAATATGCCCATGTGTAGGGACAGGAATATTCGAGCTTTATACGGTACATGACTCATGTTGAAACGACTCTGGATAACTTCAAAAAAGCATCCTACTGTATAGTTCATAACAGACAGtaagtgtggggtgcatgtttgAATAGCTTTGGCCTGAGATTCCTTAGAAGCAGACAGGCAGATTCTGAGTATTTGTGCATAGGAAAATAATATCATGAGGACCTGGGGAACAATTATAAAAACAGTTACAATAAAGCCAACTTTACTCTGAAAAGAAGTTTCAAAACAAGACAGTTTTACTAATTCAAAGTTAATACAATATACCTTTTCTATGATTCTATCACAAAATACACGCTGTGTAGTTAACATGAAATACAGCCCAAAGACAATGAAAGGATAAATCCAGCACAATGCTATAAGTGCATACACTTTTCTATGAGACATTAATTGGTGATAGTGTAATGGATGACAAATGGCAACATACCGGTCATAGCCCATCACGGCTAAAATACTAAATTCAACTGAAACAAATGTGTGTAAACAAAAGACCTGTAAAAAACAAGCAGTCAGAGATATTTCATAAGTATGAGACATTAAATTGCCAAGTACTGATGGTAATAAAGATATAGAGCCATAAATCCCATTCACAGCTAAGTTACACATTAAAAAGTACATGGGTTCATGGAGAGCTGTTGCAATGTAAATTACTGTAATGAGAATAATATTTGTCAATAGCATAAGGATGAACAATAACAGGAAACCTGTGAAGTATAGATATCTATGGTCTTCCATTTCAGTGTATGCCATCAATATGAATGACATCACCACTGATCCATTCTCCATGGTCTAGTTGTGCATAGAATCCTGCAAAGATTATATATAgattacaaataattataaattagaagttattataattttaatatgtGGATTAGAAAATCCCTGCCCTGTATAACGTATGAGAGAAAATGTCAGcgtaaatattaaatacataccCAGTAGATATTTAATTCAGTATTGGTCTCTTTcaagattattattgttatttaaaaaatgtatttttttttttgctccttgtAACTTACAGCCCTGATCGTGCTGGTGTTCTTCAGACAACACAATTGAGGAATGGAACCTTCACTCGAGCTTTTTATAAGGGACGGGCCCACATAAACATACAGGTTGTAGTCAGTTGGTGATGTAATTCAAAACAGTTACCGTTATAGTGACACTACAGTTATAATTAAGCACAAATCCCCCAAAGGTATTAACACCAGCTCCGTGCAGTGAAATTGTGTTAAAGCAGATGCAGCAGGAGAGGTGATTGGGGAAACAccgaaaatgttcattttggctACACAAACTTAGCAATCAGAATGTCCAGTTCCTTCACGGATTCGATCCTCAACGGCAGGTCCAGTTCCTTCCCAGATTCAGTCCCCACCGCAGAGCTTTAGCAGTTGCCAAAGGTCTGTGCTGATACCCATTGATGGAGAACGGGCTGATGTTAGCGTTTGACCTtatcaatttcatttcctgtcttttgaggctttcggcaaattaacacatttaacttacaacattgttttttttttgtgattaattactCCTTATGAACACTACACAGTGAACCCGGGACCAAGTGAAGTTTTTTGTTCCCTGCTGAAATAACAGGTGGAT from Anguilla anguilla isolate fAngAng1 chromosome 12, fAngAng1.pri, whole genome shotgun sequence encodes the following:
- the LOC118209849 gene encoding olfactory receptor 52L1-like, whose protein sequence is MENGSVVMSFILMAYTEMEDHRYLYFTGFLLLFILMLLTNIILITVIYIATALHEPMYFLMCNLAVNGIYGSISLLPSVLGNLMSHTYEISLTACFLQVFCLHTFVSVEFSILAVMGYDRYVAICHPLHYHQLMSHRKVYALIALCWIYPFIVFGLYFMLTTQRVFCDRIIEKVYCINFELVKLSCFETSFQSKVGFIVTVFIIVPQVLMILFSYAQILRICLSASKESQAKAIQTCTPHLLSVMNYTVGCFFEVIQSRFNMSHVPYKARIFLSLHMGIFPPLLNPVIYGITIQVIRVQIFKLFFTCKNRLSTQ